DNA sequence from the Poecilia reticulata strain Guanapo linkage group LG19, Guppy_female_1.0+MT, whole genome shotgun sequence genome:
aataCTATGTGGCCTTCTTTCCCCGCTGTATTCACTGATGAAGCACAAATTGTTTTGTCTGACAGATAATTTATCCCGCTRATGAAATCGCCAGGAGCTTTAAGTGGACACGCAGAGTCACTGACGCAAACATGCTTCTCTTCGTGTCGGTATAATCATTAGCAGGATCGTTAGTCTGACATgtccactgcaaaaactgaaattatcttCGATTTCCAGCGTAACAGTCCTGAGAGATGTTCTACCACGCACCTTTAATAACGACAAGCTGCACATCTTTGGAAAAGTGATCTGCAAAATAAGCATGTGTCCAGTGAAATGCATCAAGGTTTCTGTCATAGTAGATGAASCCGTTTAGCACCAAAAGATCAAAAACTGTCACGGAAAGGAAATRTAGTTTCTAGCTGATGggaaatatgacaaataaaatcaaagagaTCGAGCCAGAACAGTAGTTTCTGCATAAATGTGCAGGTTGTTTCTGTCAATTTTCTATCAAAATTCCACATGAATTAATTCAtgcagttttagaaaatatttgaatgacCATTTGCTgtcagtggccatgctaactagcctgagcattcatgacaggMTCTGTTGTGATGAACCAACTGTAGTGtagcagagagaaagggggaGGGTAYGAGCAGCACATACACCAGGAGGATTGACAGTGCTGAGAttctcctcctggttctgattgattGCTCCTGACAGAGTATTATATTCGCTTAGATKATAGTGACACAATAGAGAAAAGGCAGATGAGCTTGATTTCCTTTAAGATTATCTATcttatactgtcatgacataataattttaacaaatatgtaaaaaaaaaacattttttatagaaGTTACACAACCCAGCTTTAAATTCCTAGCCCTAATTGTGATATATACCAACATTTTGTAGATCAGTGATTTGAATGACCATAatattaatttctatttttattccaggttctaaaatgttttttgggtttttttgtgaatAACTAATGCAYTGCCTGGTGTTTGTGTGGYTGTAGTTTCATATGGCTSCRCTGAGAAATCAGCAGGAAATACTTCCTGAAACTTAAAGCTACAGTTCATCTCTGAGCTGCAAAYAAGCATGGAGAGGGCTAAGAGATTCAGCACACGGATGTccggaaagaaaaaacatcaagaaGTCGACCCAGGGAGRGTTCTTAAGGCTGCAGCGTCCACATCGGAGCCTCAGCAAACACAAACCAACAGAGATCTTagtaagaaaataattattgttttatcaaCCRATTGTCCTATCCATCCGTTTTACCTGACTAAAGCAAAGTGTTTTGAAGCCGTTCTAAGATGTGAATTGTCTAAGATGGACTGAACTCACCCTGGTCAAAGAGGGGAGAGTTTTAGCTTCAGTGGATGTTCTCAGAACTATTATGTGCAGTAAAATTACTTTGATTTGGAAAGCATAGTCATCGGAGCAGCCTGTGATCAACTCGCATGAAATGAAGTCCCGCCTCACACACAACCTAAAGACAAAAATGCATCAGAGAATGTACCTTACACCCTGAATTAAACTTGACCAAATTTATATAGGTTTCACACTGATCCACGAGCAATTACATGCAGTCTGTTGGATAAAGTATATtgtaattttagcattttatagTCACATTTAGTTCTTTAAATCTGTCCTAATCTAGCAACAAGCcattaacattttctttgtttagaaaCTAAAGTAAGGTTTGATATTTGAATGTTGTCTTTGATTATACATGTGTTTCAGGTCTGGTTAGACAACAAGAGGTTCTGCCGAGCTTCAGCAAGCAGAAACAAGAGACTRTGGAACTGAAAGACGAAGAAAATGAAGTCAGGATCAACCCCACTGCTGAAACTGTGAGAACTGAAGATGACGAGAAGAAACTTGAGTCTCAACTGcttaatcaaatcaaaactgaagAAGATGTGAAGGCAGAACCTTCAACCAACAGCTCTGCTCGGCAGATAAGAACAGAAGGAGACCTCTGTGGTGGACTGGATCCAGATAATAACTCTGATCCAAAtaataacttaaaattaaattcaaatgaaaatgattcacCTTCTTCAGAAACTGATGTAAGCAGCAACGAATCTGCCGGTTCTGgatctgaaacaaaaagcaaagccTCGAAGCAGACCATTGTACTTGAGCCAGGTGATGAGAAAAATGTAGCCTGTAAAGCTGCTACAATATCCTTCAGCTGCTCCGAGTGCGGTAAACAGTATCGCCACAAGTGGTCCCTTAAGAAGCACCTGGGGGTCCACTCCGGTGAAAGGCGTTTTCTCTGTAAAAATTGCTCTGAAACCTTTAGCGAATATGTGCAACTGAGGACACATATGAAAATACATGCAGACGAGAAACCTTTCCTCTGTGATATTTGTGGTAAAAGTTTTCGCAGAATGGGCGATCATAAGGCGCATCTTAGAGTTCATGCTGAAGAAAAGCCACTCGCCTGTAGCAAATGTGGGAAAGGATTTTATTACCAGATGAACCTTAACAAACACATGAAGGTCCACAGAGACAAACCTTTCAGCTGTGATCTGTGtggtaaaacatttaatgttaaatCACGCCTTAGGATGCACATGCAAAACCACACTAAAGACAAACCGTTTAGCTGTGGGGATTGtgggaaaagttttaattttaagtcaCTCCTAAAGACTCATATGATCAGCCATTCTGTAGAGAAGCCTTTTAATTGTGATGTTTGCGGCAAAAGGTTTCGTGCAGAAGAGCACCGTGAGAcacacatgagaatccacactGGAGAGAAACTTTTTGACTGCGGTTTTTGTGGTAAAAAGTTTCTCCGCAGCGCAAATCTTAAGACGCACATACGaatccacacaggagagaaaccgttTATTTGCGATTTTTGCGGCAAGAGTTTTAGTTCACAAGGGAGCC
Encoded proteins:
- the LOC103481863 gene encoding gastrula zinc finger protein XlCGF57.1-like; the encoded protein is MERAKRFSTRMSGKKKHQEVDPGRVLKAAASTSEPQQTQTNRDLSLVRQQEVLPSFSKQKQETXELKDEENEVRINPTAETVRTEDDEKKLESQLLNQIKTEEDVKAEPSTNSSARQIRTEGDLCGGLDPDNNSDPNNNLKLNSNENDSPSSETDVSSNESAGSGSETKSKASKQTIVLEPGDEKNVACKAATISFSCSECGKQYRHKWSLKKHLGVHSGERRFLCKNCSETFSEYVQLRTHMKIHADEKPFLCDICGKSFRRMGDHKAHLRVHAEEKPLACSKCGKGFYYQMNLNKHMKVHRDKPFSCDLCGKTFNVKSRLRMHMQNHTKDKPFSCGDCGKSFNFKSLLKTHMISHSVEKPFNCDVCGKRFRAEEHRETHMRIHTGEKLFDCGFCGKKFLRSANLKTHIRIHTGEKPFICDFCGKSFSSQGSLVNHMVVHAAEKPFACDVCGKTFRRPVELRIHTRVHTGEKPFGCDICGKQFSQSSHAKIHVRMHTGEKSCACHVCGKAFCERGSLSQHMRVHTGEKPFTCSVCDMHFNRKYKLTTHMKTHVEIQSDAGKPNQTGS